In Microbacterium binotii, one DNA window encodes the following:
- a CDS encoding thiolase family protein — protein MREAVLVDAVRTPSGRGKPGGALSGVHPVDLAAGVLRALVERNGLEDALVDDVLLGCVSQVGEQSTNIARQAVLAAGFAETVPAATFDRQCGSGQQAVHSAAHAIMAGAADIVIAGGVESMSRVPLGSAAASGSPVSPLLRERYPEGLVSQGIAAERIAAKWGLSRQALDAYAAESHRRAAAAAAAGFFVSQLVPVEAPTGLVETDETIRAQTTVDALAALPPAFRTDAAAARFSELEWRVTAGSSSPLTDGASAVLLMSAERAAELGLRPRAVLRSFAVVGDDPLMMLTAPIPATRRILDRAGLTIDDIDAYEVNEAFASVPLAWLGELGADPARLNPWGGAIALGHAVGSSGTRLLGTLVAYLEHTGGRRGLQVMCEGGGMANALIVERV, from the coding sequence GTGCGCGAGGCGGTGCTGGTCGACGCGGTACGCACGCCCTCGGGTCGAGGGAAACCCGGGGGTGCGTTGAGCGGGGTGCATCCCGTGGACCTCGCCGCCGGCGTGCTGCGCGCCCTCGTCGAGCGCAACGGCCTCGAGGACGCCCTCGTCGACGACGTGCTGCTGGGCTGCGTCAGCCAGGTCGGCGAGCAGTCCACGAACATCGCGCGCCAAGCCGTGCTCGCGGCGGGCTTCGCCGAGACGGTGCCCGCCGCGACCTTCGACCGCCAGTGCGGCTCGGGTCAGCAGGCCGTCCACTCGGCGGCGCACGCGATCATGGCCGGGGCTGCCGACATCGTGATCGCCGGCGGTGTCGAGTCGATGAGCCGCGTGCCCCTCGGCTCGGCGGCCGCATCCGGGTCCCCCGTCTCGCCGCTGCTCCGCGAGCGCTATCCCGAGGGCCTCGTCTCGCAGGGCATCGCCGCCGAACGCATCGCTGCGAAGTGGGGCCTGTCGCGCCAAGCGCTGGACGCCTATGCGGCCGAGTCCCACCGCCGTGCCGCCGCGGCGGCTGCGGCGGGGTTCTTCGTCTCGCAGCTCGTGCCCGTCGAGGCGCCGACCGGTCTCGTCGAGACCGATGAGACGATCCGCGCGCAGACGACCGTGGACGCGCTGGCGGCTCTGCCGCCGGCGTTCCGCACCGACGCCGCGGCGGCGCGCTTCTCCGAGCTCGAGTGGCGCGTCACCGCCGGATCGTCGTCGCCGCTGACCGACGGCGCCTCCGCCGTGCTGCTCATGAGCGCCGAACGCGCCGCGGAGCTCGGGCTGCGCCCGCGCGCCGTCCTGCGTTCGTTCGCCGTCGTCGGCGACGACCCGCTCATGATGCTCACCGCGCCGATCCCGGCGACGCGCCGCATCCTGGATCGCGCGGGGCTCACGATCGACGACATCGACGCGTACGAGGTGAACGAGGCGTTCGCCTCGGTGCCGCTCGCGTGGCTGGGCGAGCTCGGCGCCGATCCCGCGCGTCTGAACCCCTGGGGCGGCGCGATCGCTCTCGGGCACGCGGTCGGCTCGTCCGGCACCCGGCTGCTCGGCACGCTCGTCGCGTACCTGGAGCACACCGGCGGGCGCCGGGGGCTGCAGGTGATGTGCGAGGGCGGCGGCATGGCGAACGCCCTCATCGTCGAACGGGTCTGA
- a CDS encoding bifunctional 2-methylcitrate synthase/citrate synthase gives MTEQDQIRKGLAGVVADETAISKVNPETNSLLYRGYPVQELAATQPVEAVAYLLWHGELPSDEQLAELRRIEREHRPLTAAVQSAIELVPLDAHPMDEVRTALSVLGAADLAGVGSVLDAVGTPEENLARSLRLFAALPAIVAYGQRRRRGQLPIPPRDDLDYAANFLWMTFGEEADAVVVDAFNRSMILYAEHSFNASTFTGRVIASTLSDLHSAVVGAVGALKGPLHGGANEAVLHIFDEIGEAENVTAWLDEALANKRKIMGFGHRVYKRGDSRVPTMKAALDDLVAHYDRPDVARLYDALESEFVARKGIYPNLDYPSGPAYNLIGFDTATFTPLFVAARVVGWTAHIMEQYSRNALIRPLSVYTGHEERHVAGYVPDDAAEHVSERPEEKG, from the coding sequence ATGACCGAGCAGGACCAGATCCGGAAGGGACTGGCGGGGGTCGTCGCCGACGAGACCGCCATCTCCAAGGTCAACCCCGAGACCAACTCGCTGCTGTACCGCGGCTACCCCGTGCAGGAGCTCGCTGCCACGCAGCCGGTCGAGGCGGTGGCGTACCTGCTGTGGCACGGCGAGCTGCCGAGCGACGAACAGCTCGCCGAGCTCCGCCGCATCGAGCGGGAGCACCGGCCGCTGACGGCGGCCGTGCAGTCGGCGATCGAGCTCGTGCCGCTCGACGCGCATCCCATGGATGAGGTGCGCACCGCGCTGAGCGTGCTCGGTGCCGCCGATCTCGCCGGTGTCGGGTCGGTCCTGGATGCCGTGGGGACTCCGGAGGAGAACCTTGCGCGGAGCCTCCGGCTGTTCGCCGCGCTGCCGGCGATCGTCGCCTACGGCCAGCGCCGCCGCCGCGGACAGCTTCCGATCCCGCCGCGCGACGACCTGGACTACGCGGCGAACTTCCTCTGGATGACCTTCGGTGAAGAGGCGGATGCGGTCGTCGTCGACGCCTTCAACCGGTCGATGATCCTGTACGCCGAGCACTCGTTCAACGCCTCCACCTTCACCGGACGGGTCATCGCCTCCACCCTCAGCGATCTGCACTCCGCCGTCGTCGGCGCGGTCGGTGCGCTGAAGGGTCCGCTGCACGGCGGCGCGAACGAGGCGGTGCTGCACATCTTCGACGAGATCGGCGAGGCGGAGAACGTCACCGCCTGGCTCGACGAGGCACTCGCGAACAAGCGCAAGATCATGGGCTTCGGTCACCGCGTCTACAAGCGCGGCGACTCCCGTGTGCCCACCATGAAGGCGGCGCTCGACGATCTGGTCGCCCACTACGACCGCCCGGATGTGGCACGGCTCTACGACGCGCTCGAGAGCGAGTTCGTGGCGCGCAAAGGCATCTACCCCAACCTCGACTACCCGTCGGGGCCCGCCTACAACCTCATCGGGTTCGACACGGCGACCTTCACCCCGCTGTTCGTCGCCGCGCGTGTGGTCGGGTGGACGGCGCACATCATGGAGCAGTACAGCCGCAACGCCCTCATCCGTCCGCTCTCGGTCTACACCGGCCACGAGGAACGGCACGTCGCGGGCTACGTCCCCGACGACGCGGCAGAGCATGTCAGCGAGCGGCCCGAAGAGAAGGGCTGA
- the prpB gene encoding methylisocitrate lyase: MLGSTASASDKRRAFRAGLASGELMRLPGAFNPLSARLIERKGFEGVYISGAVLSADLGLPDIGLTTLTEVAGRGAQIARTTELPALIDADTGFGEPMNVARTIQMLEDAGVAGAHIEDQINPKRCGHLDGKAVVDEGTALRRIRAAVDARRDPDFLVMARTDIRAIEGLDAAIDRAKALVDAGADAIFPEALATLDEFEAMRKAVDVPILANMTEFGKSELFSVDQLRDVGVNIVIWPVSLLRIAMGAAERALDELVDKGHLRDKVGEMQHRAELYDLIDYEQYNSFDDSIFTYTRP; this comes from the coding sequence ATGCTCGGGTCGACGGCGTCCGCATCCGACAAGCGCCGCGCGTTCCGCGCGGGGCTCGCCTCGGGTGAGTTGATGCGGCTGCCCGGTGCCTTCAATCCGCTGTCCGCGCGCCTGATCGAACGCAAGGGATTCGAGGGCGTCTACATCTCGGGTGCGGTGCTCTCGGCCGATCTCGGGCTTCCCGACATCGGCCTGACGACCCTGACCGAGGTCGCCGGGCGCGGGGCCCAGATCGCCCGGACGACCGAACTCCCGGCGCTCATCGACGCCGACACCGGCTTCGGTGAACCCATGAACGTCGCACGCACCATCCAGATGCTCGAGGACGCCGGCGTCGCGGGCGCCCACATCGAGGACCAGATCAACCCGAAGCGCTGCGGGCACCTCGACGGCAAGGCCGTCGTGGACGAAGGAACGGCGCTTCGCCGCATCCGCGCCGCCGTCGACGCGCGCCGCGATCCCGACTTCCTCGTGATGGCGCGCACCGACATCCGCGCGATCGAGGGGTTGGACGCGGCGATCGACCGCGCCAAGGCGCTCGTGGATGCGGGAGCGGACGCGATCTTCCCGGAGGCGCTGGCGACCCTCGACGAGTTCGAGGCGATGCGCAAGGCCGTCGACGTGCCGATCCTCGCCAACATGACCGAGTTCGGCAAGAGCGAGCTCTTCTCGGTCGATCAGCTGCGCGACGTGGGCGTGAACATCGTCATCTGGCCGGTCTCGTTGCTGCGCATCGCGATGGGCGCCGCCGAGCGCGCGCTCGACGAGCTCGTCGACAAGGGACATCTGCGCGACAAGGTCGGCGAGATGCAGCATCGCGCCGAGCTCTACGACCTGATCGACTACGAGCAGTACAACAGCTTCGACGACAGCATCTTCACCTACACGCGTCCGTGA
- a CDS encoding MmgE/PrpD family protein, giving the protein MITHHLRVHTSEEKLTREGQLAWHIAEVATDPVAVDADVVDMIVNRLIDNAAVAAASLTRRPVVAARQQALDHAVSVGGAGATVFGCALERRTSPEWAAWANGVAVRELDYHDTFLAADYSHPGDNIPPILAVAQHVGADGQALVRGIATGYEIQIDLVRAISLHKHKIDHVAHLGPSAAAGIGTLLGLDAETIYQAVGQALHTTTATRQSRKGEISTWKAHAPAFAGKMAVEAVDRAMRGETSPSPIYEGEDGVVAWLLDGKDASYDVPLPSAGEPKRAILDSYTKEHSAEYQAQAWIDLARKLGTERPELRDPANVDSIVLHTSHHTHYVIGSGANDPQKYDPTASRETLDHSIPYIFAVALQDGAWHHVDSYAPERAARADTVELWHKVATAEDAEWTRRYHSEDPAEKAFGGRVVITLTDGSVIEEEIAVADAHPLGARPFVREDYVRKFRLLAEPVLEETEIERFLGLVQRLPELTADEVRQLSIVAKPGLLLSQPAPKGLF; this is encoded by the coding sequence ATGATCACGCACCACCTCCGTGTCCACACGAGCGAAGAGAAGCTCACCCGCGAAGGCCAGCTGGCCTGGCACATCGCCGAGGTCGCCACCGACCCCGTGGCGGTCGACGCGGACGTCGTCGACATGATCGTCAACCGGCTCATCGACAACGCGGCGGTCGCCGCCGCATCCCTCACCCGCCGTCCCGTCGTCGCCGCGCGTCAGCAGGCGCTCGATCACGCGGTCTCGGTCGGCGGCGCCGGCGCGACGGTCTTCGGATGCGCGCTCGAGCGCCGCACCTCGCCCGAGTGGGCGGCGTGGGCCAACGGCGTCGCCGTGCGCGAGCTCGACTACCACGACACCTTCCTCGCGGCGGACTACTCGCACCCGGGCGACAACATCCCGCCGATCCTCGCCGTGGCGCAGCACGTCGGCGCCGACGGGCAGGCGCTCGTGCGGGGCATCGCGACCGGCTACGAGATCCAGATCGACCTCGTGCGGGCGATCAGCCTGCACAAGCACAAGATCGACCACGTCGCGCACCTCGGCCCCTCGGCCGCGGCCGGGATCGGCACCCTGCTGGGCTTGGACGCCGAGACGATCTACCAGGCCGTCGGGCAGGCGTTGCACACGACCACCGCGACTCGTCAGTCCCGCAAGGGCGAGATCTCCACCTGGAAGGCGCACGCCCCCGCGTTCGCCGGCAAGATGGCGGTCGAGGCCGTCGACCGCGCGATGCGCGGTGAGACCTCGCCCTCGCCCATCTACGAGGGTGAGGACGGCGTCGTCGCCTGGCTGCTCGACGGCAAGGACGCCTCCTACGACGTGCCGCTTCCCTCCGCGGGCGAGCCCAAGCGGGCGATCCTGGACTCGTACACCAAGGAGCACTCCGCCGAGTATCAGGCCCAGGCGTGGATCGACCTGGCCCGCAAGCTCGGCACCGAACGGCCCGAGCTCCGTGATCCCGCGAACGTCGACTCGATCGTGCTGCACACCAGCCACCACACGCACTACGTGATCGGCTCCGGGGCGAACGACCCGCAGAAGTACGACCCGACCGCATCCCGCGAGACGTTGGACCACTCGATCCCGTACATCTTCGCGGTCGCGCTCCAGGACGGCGCCTGGCATCACGTCGACTCCTACGCGCCCGAGCGTGCGGCGCGCGCGGACACCGTCGAGCTGTGGCACAAGGTCGCCACGGCGGAGGACGCCGAGTGGACCCGCCGCTACCACTCCGAGGACCCCGCCGAGAAGGCATTCGGGGGGCGCGTCGTGATCACCCTCACCGACGGGTCGGTCATCGAGGAGGAGATCGCCGTCGCCGACGCGCATCCGCTCGGGGCCCGGCCCTTCGTCCGCGAGGACTACGTCCGCAAGTTCCGGCTGCTGGCGGAGCCCGTGCTGGAGGAGACCGAGATCGAGCGGTTCCTCGGACTCGTGCAGCGCCTGCCTGAGCTGACCGCCGACGAGGTGCGTCAGCTCTCGATCGTCGCCAAACCGGGGCTGCTGCTCTCGCAGCCGGCGCCGAAGGGGCTGTTCTGA
- a CDS encoding GntR family transcriptional regulator, translated as MRASDRAYRTLLEQIQSGELAPGTVLAEVEQARRLGVSRTPLREAIGRLAADGLVAQASPRVTVVTDIDADDIRALFAVRRALEESAARIAAERVSDGAPGEPFAALAERWAAEDPQADADAYYATIAQFDQALDAAVGNEYLIAALRTVRTHLVRVRRLARDNPARLAASAAEHRLIARAIADGDAELAAHATHVHLHHALTAILASLADASDVPRVARSTPGAA; from the coding sequence ATGCGGGCGAGCGACCGTGCGTACCGCACCCTTCTCGAGCAGATCCAGTCCGGTGAGCTGGCGCCGGGAACGGTGCTCGCCGAGGTGGAGCAGGCGCGCCGGCTCGGCGTGAGCCGCACGCCGCTGCGAGAGGCCATCGGGCGCCTCGCCGCCGACGGCCTCGTCGCTCAGGCCTCGCCGCGGGTCACCGTCGTGACCGACATCGACGCCGACGACATCCGCGCCCTCTTCGCCGTGCGCCGGGCGCTCGAGGAGTCCGCCGCTCGCATCGCGGCGGAACGCGTGTCGGACGGGGCTCCGGGTGAGCCGTTCGCCGCGCTCGCCGAGCGCTGGGCGGCCGAGGATCCGCAGGCGGATGCCGACGCCTACTACGCGACGATCGCGCAGTTCGATCAAGCGCTGGATGCGGCCGTCGGCAACGAGTATCTGATCGCCGCTCTGCGAACCGTGCGCACCCACCTGGTCCGTGTGCGCCGCCTCGCGCGCGACAACCCCGCACGTCTCGCCGCCTCCGCCGCCGAGCACCGCCTCATCGCGCGCGCGATCGCCGACGGCGACGCGGAGCTCGCCGCCCACGCCACCCACGTGCACCTGCACCACGCCCTGACCGCCATCCTCGCGTCGCTCGCCGACGCATCCGACGTCCCCCGCGTCGCACGATCCACCCCGGGAGCAGCATGA
- a CDS encoding NUDIX domain-containing protein, with the protein MTAYSAGLLLFRPDTAEVLIAHMGGPFWQRKQAGAWSIPKGEYDPASEDPLAAAEREFQEELGLTPPAGERVELGEFRYASGKRLRVFALDADGFALVGMRFGEFSLEWPPHSGRMESFPEVDRAEWVRIDDARDLLVAAQRPVLDALAPHLDD; encoded by the coding sequence ATGACCGCGTACAGCGCGGGGCTCCTCCTCTTCCGGCCCGATACCGCCGAGGTCCTGATCGCGCACATGGGCGGACCCTTCTGGCAGCGCAAGCAGGCAGGGGCGTGGTCGATCCCCAAGGGGGAGTACGACCCCGCATCCGAAGACCCCCTCGCCGCCGCGGAGCGGGAGTTCCAGGAGGAACTGGGACTGACCCCGCCCGCCGGGGAACGTGTGGAGCTCGGCGAGTTCCGCTACGCGTCGGGCAAGCGCCTCCGGGTTTTCGCGCTCGACGCCGACGGTTTCGCCCTGGTCGGGATGCGGTTCGGCGAGTTCTCGCTCGAGTGGCCGCCTCATTCGGGGCGCATGGAGTCGTTCCCCGAGGTGGATCGTGCCGAATGGGTGCGGATCGACGACGCGCGCGACCTTCTGGTGGCGGCGCAGCGCCCTGTGCTCGACGCCCTCGCGCCGCACCTGGATGACTGA
- a CDS encoding ABC1 kinase family protein, which translates to MPQIVWVILFVLVFAGVAAWVARRLLGMPIGWIRPFVTGALVVVAGSPLALWALQQAGVVDGDVLAVDDAIGALFLLLTIGWLFAVDVIAIVALEFLWPTRPMRNPVVVVRELFRRRDRARRYAEIISIASRHGLGVYRGRHRPDREELPAAIVAALNDAGVTFIKIGQVLSARDDVLPPEFTNALSTLQMETVPIPWSEARHAIEAQLGRPLQEVFARVDETPLAAASVAQVHAATLQDGEEVVIKIQRPSARAQVATDLDIVERLAADAERHTTWARDYGVTALAAEFARSLREELDYRIEAANTEMLRGAAARSKLTPLAVPKVFAQYTTAQMLVQERAEGIPFGHVDASTLDPDTATRIADAVVDAVFEQIAVRGVFHADLHPGNLMLAADGTVTLIDFGSVGVLEKSMRRLLLPLLVAIANEDDVAATDIVLMLVTPPDTDTFDQVALQHDIGVILTRMHNAGVDQNVFAALVDVMRHHRLALPPSLLLVFRTLASLEGSLRRLRHDYDMVGRALSQAPAFTRALTSPKGFALTAQTQAAIVGEQLRRLPRTLSTLSQQLEDGTFSVRLRSFDDATGRGFVEQLFSRFTTTLVGIALVISAVLLGVSDAGPHLTAQVPLFPFLGAVVGLGGLLLLLRSLRAAFERRR; encoded by the coding sequence ATGCCGCAGATCGTGTGGGTGATTCTGTTCGTCCTCGTGTTCGCGGGCGTCGCGGCGTGGGTCGCGCGCCGGCTCCTGGGGATGCCGATCGGGTGGATCCGTCCGTTCGTGACCGGAGCGCTCGTCGTGGTGGCGGGATCGCCTCTCGCGCTGTGGGCGCTGCAGCAGGCCGGAGTCGTCGACGGCGACGTCCTCGCCGTCGACGACGCGATCGGCGCGCTGTTTCTGCTGCTCACGATCGGGTGGCTCTTCGCGGTCGACGTGATCGCGATCGTCGCCCTGGAGTTCCTCTGGCCGACCAGACCGATGCGCAATCCGGTCGTCGTCGTGCGCGAGCTGTTCCGACGCCGTGATCGCGCCCGCCGCTACGCCGAGATCATCTCCATCGCCTCACGGCACGGGCTCGGCGTCTACCGCGGCCGGCATCGGCCCGATCGCGAAGAGCTGCCCGCCGCGATCGTCGCCGCGCTGAACGACGCCGGCGTCACCTTCATCAAGATCGGCCAGGTGCTCTCCGCGCGCGACGACGTGTTGCCGCCGGAGTTCACGAACGCTCTGTCGACGCTGCAGATGGAGACCGTGCCGATCCCCTGGAGCGAAGCGCGTCACGCGATCGAGGCCCAGCTCGGTCGCCCCCTCCAGGAGGTCTTCGCCCGCGTCGACGAGACGCCGCTGGCGGCCGCATCCGTCGCGCAGGTGCACGCGGCCACGCTTCAGGACGGCGAGGAGGTCGTGATCAAGATCCAGCGACCGAGCGCACGCGCGCAGGTTGCGACCGACCTCGACATCGTCGAACGATTGGCCGCGGATGCGGAGCGCCACACCACGTGGGCGCGAGACTACGGCGTGACGGCGCTGGCCGCGGAGTTCGCCAGATCGCTGCGGGAAGAACTGGACTACCGCATCGAGGCGGCCAACACCGAGATGCTGCGAGGCGCGGCGGCTCGCTCGAAGCTCACGCCGCTCGCCGTGCCGAAGGTCTTCGCGCAGTACACGACCGCGCAGATGCTCGTGCAGGAGCGCGCCGAGGGCATCCCGTTCGGCCACGTCGACGCGTCGACGCTCGACCCGGATACGGCGACCAGGATCGCCGACGCCGTCGTCGACGCGGTGTTCGAGCAGATCGCCGTGCGGGGCGTGTTCCACGCCGATCTGCATCCGGGCAACCTCATGCTCGCGGCCGACGGTACCGTGACCCTCATCGACTTCGGCTCGGTAGGCGTGCTCGAGAAGAGCATGCGTCGGCTGTTGCTGCCGCTTCTCGTGGCGATCGCCAATGAGGACGACGTCGCCGCGACGGACATCGTGCTCATGCTCGTGACCCCGCCCGACACCGACACCTTCGATCAGGTCGCGCTGCAGCACGACATCGGCGTCATCCTCACCCGCATGCACAACGCGGGCGTCGACCAGAACGTCTTCGCGGCCCTCGTGGACGTCATGCGCCATCATCGCCTCGCCCTTCCCCCTTCGCTCCTGCTGGTCTTTCGCACGTTGGCCTCGCTCGAGGGCTCGCTGCGGCGCCTGCGCCACGACTACGACATGGTCGGCCGCGCGCTGTCGCAGGCGCCCGCCTTCACGCGCGCGCTGACGTCGCCGAAGGGGTTCGCGCTCACGGCGCAGACGCAGGCGGCGATCGTGGGCGAGCAGCTGCGGCGACTGCCGCGGACGCTCTCCACTCTCAGTCAGCAGCTCGAGGACGGCACGTTCTCCGTGCGCCTGCGCAGCTTCGACGACGCGACCGGTCGCGGGTTCGTGGAGCAGCTTTTCTCGCGCTTCACGACCACGCTCGTCGGCATCGCCCTCGTGATCTCCGCCGTCCTGCTGGGTGTCTCGGACGCGGGGCCGCACCTCACCGCGCAGGTACCGCTGTTCCCCTTCCTCGGTGCGGTGGTCGGCCTCGGTGGGCTGCTCCTGCTGCTGCGGAGCCTTCGCGCCGCCTTCGAGCGACGACGATAG
- the rlmN gene encoding 23S rRNA (adenine(2503)-C(2))-methyltransferase RlmN, translating into MTDQPPIRQAAARDAASAVRQVRPRTEGWSQQKDESGRPLLQFASPKRGKPPVHLADLTHEQRAEKLVELGFPKFRAAQLEKHYFTHYTSDHALMTDLPASGREELVAGLLPPLLTEVRRLETDRGDTIKFLWKLHDGALVESVLMRYPGRITLCVSSQAGCGMNCPFCATGQAGLTRNMSAAEIVEQIVRANRLIREGGLGPAEHPDERVTNIVFMGMGEPLANYARVMHAVRVMTDKKHGLGMSARGITVSTVGLAPAIRKLADEDIPVTFALSLHAPDDQLRDELIPVNSRWKVDEVLDAARGYFEKTGRRVSIEYALIKDMNDHAWRADLLAEKLNARGRGWVHVNPIPLNPTPGSVWTSSERPVQNEFVRRLNDAGIPTTLRDTRGKEIDGACGQLVATEEDQAVAAATPVD; encoded by the coding sequence ATGACCGACCAGCCCCCCATCCGCCAGGCCGCGGCCCGCGACGCCGCATCCGCCGTGCGCCAGGTGCGCCCCCGCACCGAAGGCTGGTCGCAGCAGAAGGACGAGAGCGGCCGGCCGCTCCTGCAGTTCGCCAGCCCCAAGCGCGGCAAGCCGCCCGTGCACCTGGCCGACCTCACGCACGAGCAGCGCGCCGAGAAGCTCGTCGAACTCGGGTTCCCGAAGTTCCGTGCGGCGCAGCTCGAGAAGCACTACTTCACGCATTACACGAGCGACCACGCGCTCATGACGGACCTTCCCGCATCCGGTCGCGAGGAGCTCGTGGCGGGCCTCCTGCCGCCGCTTCTGACCGAGGTGCGCCGGCTCGAGACCGACCGCGGCGACACGATCAAGTTCCTCTGGAAGCTGCACGACGGCGCCCTCGTCGAGTCCGTGCTGATGCGCTATCCCGGTCGCATCACGCTCTGCGTCTCGTCGCAGGCCGGATGCGGCATGAACTGCCCCTTCTGCGCGACGGGCCAAGCGGGCCTGACCCGCAACATGAGCGCCGCGGAGATCGTCGAGCAGATCGTCCGCGCCAACCGGCTGATCCGCGAGGGCGGCCTCGGACCCGCCGAGCACCCGGACGAGCGCGTCACCAACATCGTGTTCATGGGCATGGGGGAGCCGTTGGCGAACTACGCCCGCGTCATGCACGCGGTGCGTGTGATGACCGACAAGAAGCACGGTCTGGGCATGAGCGCACGCGGCATCACGGTCTCCACCGTGGGGCTCGCTCCCGCCATCCGCAAGCTCGCGGACGAGGACATCCCGGTGACCTTCGCCCTGTCGCTGCACGCGCCCGACGACCAGCTGCGCGACGAGCTCATCCCCGTGAACTCCCGCTGGAAGGTCGACGAGGTGCTCGACGCCGCGCGCGGCTACTTCGAGAAGACGGGTCGGCGCGTGTCGATCGAGTACGCGCTGATCAAGGACATGAACGACCACGCCTGGCGCGCGGATCTGCTGGCCGAGAAGCTCAACGCGCGCGGTCGCGGCTGGGTCCACGTGAACCCGATCCCGCTGAACCCGACGCCCGGCTCGGTGTGGACCTCGTCCGAGCGCCCCGTGCAGAACGAGTTCGTGCGGCGTCTGAACGATGCCGGCATCCCGACGACGCTCCGCGACACCCGCGGCAAGGAGATCGACGGGGCGTGCGGGCAGCTCGTCGCGACCGAGGAGGACCAGGCGGTCGCCGCGGCGACCCCGGTCGACTGA
- a CDS encoding PRD domain-containing protein, protein MPSPEGRDGARENHVVAHKVLNNNVVISIDEHGRERVLMGRGLGFQLKPEDRLDPAKVEKTFVLDSGAEGERERQLLTDVPYPVIEAVTGAVDLAERELGHHLGRRLVIPVIDHIQYVLERLDQGVRIPATHMPELRVLHPHEFRAAEHMATHIGTALERELPPEEAVFLTMHLLNATRDEPNGTAALLFRRVQHVATTVETGLGVTLDVESPDYARFILHVQFLLQRLVSKTMLRSSDTSFFEFAKHSYPRSYAIAEQVKAYVRAATGSDLTDEELLYLIVHVERLASQVGAKTDPGDGGGGIEEVLR, encoded by the coding sequence ATGCCCTCACCCGAAGGGCGCGACGGCGCGCGCGAGAACCACGTCGTCGCGCACAAGGTCCTCAACAACAACGTCGTCATCTCCATCGACGAGCACGGCCGCGAGCGCGTGCTCATGGGGCGCGGCCTGGGCTTCCAGCTGAAGCCCGAGGACCGGCTGGACCCGGCGAAGGTCGAGAAGACGTTCGTCCTCGACTCCGGCGCCGAGGGCGAGCGGGAGCGGCAGCTGCTCACGGATGTGCCGTACCCGGTCATCGAGGCGGTCACCGGCGCGGTCGACCTCGCCGAACGCGAACTCGGACACCACCTCGGTCGGCGCCTCGTCATCCCGGTGATCGACCACATCCAGTACGTGCTCGAGCGCCTCGACCAGGGCGTGCGCATCCCCGCGACCCATATGCCCGAGCTGCGGGTGCTGCATCCGCACGAGTTCCGCGCCGCCGAGCACATGGCCACCCACATCGGCACCGCGCTCGAGCGCGAGCTTCCGCCCGAGGAAGCCGTCTTCCTGACGATGCACCTGCTCAACGCCACCCGTGACGAGCCGAACGGGACGGCAGCGCTGCTGTTCCGGCGGGTACAGCACGTGGCGACGACGGTCGAGACGGGGCTCGGGGTGACCCTGGACGTCGAGAGTCCTGACTACGCGCGCTTCATCCTCCACGTGCAGTTCCTGCTGCAGCGGCTGGTCTCCAAGACCATGCTGCGATCGAGCGACACGTCGTTCTTCGAGTTCGCCAAGCACAGTTATCCGCGCTCCTACGCGATCGCCGAGCAGGTGAAGGCCTATGTGCGCGCGGCGACAGGCTCCGACCTCACCGACGAAGAGCTGCTGTACCTCATCGTGCATGTCGAGCGACTGGCCTCGCAGGTCGGGGCCAAGACCGACCCGGGCGACGGTGGCGGCGGCATCGAAGAGGTGCTACGGTAA